In uncultured Treponema sp., one genomic interval encodes:
- a CDS encoding glycosyltransferase family 1 protein yields MKIGIDTFGCDHGKSGLGSYLMSFINNLPAENEFDFELFGEEIDRYTYNAKRDVPFSSIGIKTTSGAIRLWHYLSANRFIKKAGYDAVVFPAGARLIPSKFKVPGIAIVNDIPGNVFKTENWLAQKHIKIGLSNADCIIVPSMFVKKNLERSGLKCRRIEIVHNGIDHSSFFPVDSLGIESEVADIKPFAIKKPYIIYASRMQSPEKKHIELIKAFSLFKKKTNLPHRLVIAGSDGPYSDEVHKAAFESSAASDIFITGYFPHESFPELYRNSEACVFPSVNEGAGLPILEAMATGIPVACAKAGALPEVAGNNALFFDSDNIEEFASCIEKITTDEVFRKKISESALVWSKRFSWEKCVLETLEIIRSVLK; encoded by the coding sequence ATGAAAATTGGAATTGATACATTTGGTTGCGATCACGGAAAATCTGGGCTCGGCTCATACCTTATGTCTTTTATAAACAATCTTCCCGCTGAAAATGAATTTGACTTTGAACTTTTCGGCGAGGAGATTGACAGATACACTTATAATGCAAAACGCGATGTGCCTTTTTCTAGCATCGGAATAAAAACGACTTCGGGCGCAATCCGGCTCTGGCATTATTTGTCTGCAAACAGGTTTATAAAAAAAGCAGGCTATGATGCGGTTGTTTTTCCGGCTGGAGCTAGGCTTATTCCTTCAAAGTTTAAAGTTCCCGGCATTGCAATTGTAAATGACATTCCTGGAAATGTTTTTAAGACTGAAAATTGGCTTGCGCAAAAGCACATAAAAATCGGACTTTCAAATGCTGACTGCATAATTGTTCCGAGCATGTTCGTAAAGAAAAATCTTGAGCGTTCAGGTCTGAAATGCCGCCGCATAGAAATTGTCCACAACGGAATCGACCACAGCAGTTTTTTCCCAGTTGATTCTCTTGGAATTGAAAGCGAAGTTGCGGATATAAAGCCGTTTGCAATAAAAAAGCCTTATATAATTTATGCAAGCCGGATGCAAAGTCCTGAAAAAAAGCACATTGAGCTTATAAAAGCATTTTCGCTGTTTAAGAAAAAAACTAATTTGCCGCATAGACTTGTAATTGCCGGAAGCGACGGACCTTACAGCGATGAAGTTCACAAGGCGGCATTTGAATCTTCTGCGGCGAGCGACATTTTTATAACCGGATATTTTCCGCATGAAAGTTTTCCTGAGTTATATAGAAATTCTGAAGCCTGTGTTTTTCCTTCTGTGAATGAAGGGGCGGGGCTTCCTATTCTTGAAGCTATGGCAACTGGAATTCCTGTTGCCTGTGCAAAAGCCGGCGCTCTTCCGGAAGTTGCTGGGAACAATGCGCTTTTCTTTGATAGTGATAATATAGAAGAATTTGCTTCATGCATAGAAAAAATAACAACAGACGAAGTTTTTAGAAAAAAAATATCAGAAAGTGCTCTTGTTTGGTCAAAAAGATTTTCTTGGGAAAAATGTGTGCTTGAAACTTTGGAAATAATAAGAAGCGTTTTAAAATAA
- a CDS encoding DEAD/DEAH box helicase, which yields MNKFLELKVDESIVSKLEEIGITEPTEVQKKIIPLISEGKNIMFQSETGTGKTFAYLLPLLSRLNSTEKRMARLMIASPTYELASQIKVQVQKISGIKCALLIGGAPISRQIELLKEKPEIVIGGPARLLELIHLKKLKADGIETLVLDEADRLLSPELRDSTKDLMERLPKSVQLIGNSATVSKYTREILQKARNGILNDEKENAILFVALPMENVLRKQISHWAIFSERRDKIDTLRSFINAEKPKKLLVFTSKSDQIENIASKLRFKKIDCETLCGKTNKVDRKSAIDKFRSGKAKILITTDLASRGLDIQGITHVVQMDLPEKEDFFIHRAGRTARAGATGINCVIGDAWEMENYARLEKKLKITVFPKMLYKGNVVDPNSFNT from the coding sequence ATGAACAAATTTTTAGAACTAAAAGTTGACGAGTCAATTGTTTCAAAGCTTGAAGAAATCGGCATAACAGAACCAACCGAAGTGCAGAAAAAAATAATTCCGCTTATTTCAGAAGGAAAAAATATAATGTTCCAAAGCGAAACCGGAACTGGAAAAACTTTCGCGTATTTGCTTCCATTGCTGAGCCGCTTGAATTCCACGGAAAAAAGAATGGCGCGCCTTATGATTGCCTCCCCGACTTACGAACTTGCTTCCCAAATAAAAGTTCAAGTGCAGAAAATCAGCGGAATAAAATGCGCCTTGCTTATTGGCGGAGCACCAATTTCACGTCAAATCGAACTTTTAAAGGAAAAGCCAGAAATTGTAATTGGAGGGCCAGCGCGGCTTCTTGAGCTGATTCATTTAAAAAAACTCAAGGCTGACGGAATTGAAACTCTTGTTCTTGACGAGGCTGACCGTCTTTTAAGTCCTGAACTTAGGGACAGCACAAAAGATCTTATGGAGCGGCTTCCAAAATCAGTTCAGCTTATAGGAAATTCCGCCACCGTAAGCAAATATACGCGCGAAATTCTTCAGAAAGCAAGAAACGGAATTTTAAATGATGAAAAGGAAAATGCGATTCTTTTTGTTGCGCTTCCTATGGAAAATGTTCTTAGAAAGCAAATTTCACATTGGGCAATTTTTTCAGAAAGAAGAGACAAAATCGACACACTGCGAAGTTTTATAAACGCTGAAAAACCAAAAAAGCTTCTCGTTTTCACTTCAAAATCTGACCAGATTGAAAACATCGCTTCAAAATTAAGATTCAAAAAAATTGACTGCGAAACTTTATGCGGAAAAACGAACAAAGTTGATAGAAAATCAGCAATCGACAAGTTCAGAAGCGGAAAAGCGAAAATTCTCATTACAACAGACCTCGCTTCCAGAGGACTTGACATTCAAGGCATAACTCACGTTGTTCAGATGGATTTGCCGGAAAAAGAAGATTTTTTTATTCACCGCGCAGGAAGAACAGCCCGAGCCGGAGCAACTGGAATAAACTGTGTAATCGGAGACGCCTGGGAAATGGAAAACTATGCCCGCCTCGAAAAAAAACTCAAGATAACGGTTTTTCCAAAAATGCTTTATAAAGGTAACGTTGTTGATCCAAATTCCTTTAATACTTGA
- a CDS encoding AAA family ATPase: protein MFLKSLEIFGFKSFADRTHINFADGITALLGPNGCGKSNVVDAIKWVLAENRSKNLRAESMEDVIFNGTETRPALSMAEVTLTIANENGLLPLEDSEIAIKRRLYRNGENEYFINSNQVGASSIRKLFMDTGVGKAAYSVMEQGKIDQILSSKPEDRRYLFEEAAGISRSKAEVADAERELEKTRANLAQIDIGLAETKRSYETLKVQAEKTAKYRKLQDEKFECELDIQLLKLKDFTQNKARHEQNRKEAEEKRNSAANEIEEILNTLQVNTDKVKELQEQVNTKQQLVIKISAEQTGKKAMARQLHEHQSQMKEKIGQIENRIKNIEERIDEYNEEIDSQNAELHEKHKQLSDINKNVENFSENIRQSSSQIEENLRLINTNSGKINNLDSERAELQKQLTSITEDIVTELDAKLKDAGYSSTSNKKAKEALDTALEKIKIYANGRANIFKDFSSLPSHSEKDSAQMGTDAVAAFTEILRMLEELSQSISEYTKTTPQFIDDFLSPEGIITKKRGIDSSIQQNLSTIDSIKNESAELTSKNNALNKKIDEYKDTLSKLRVNQAQMAQQITSCEQQISTLRKTLASEETSLREQQNELFEENKRREENEEQLQETEESIAELEAQGQKITAELNDLDKQISECNSQVSGKQNALQKKQEERNKYQSQLEKFSVGIAQYDTEIRNVKQNFQENFSRDLMEFEERMYTITTPVPALKEKLSQVKQKIQELGTPNLMAIEQFAEEKERYERQQANYNDTQKTLENLVRVSEEIRTKSSEMFLDTYNKIRKNFHNMFRRLMNGGRAELRLVDPANVLSSGVEILAQPPGKKLVNISLLSGGEKTMTAVALLFATYQVRPSPFCLLDEIDAALDDKNVASFVSTLRAFGNISQYIVITHNRKTVMGASTMLGVTMEESGITKVLQVRLDEDTMNGNIAFSDQSDFVEEEVPPEEGIVIPPRPPRREHNPDGTLKTEAKTETEENSSQQ from the coding sequence GTGTTTTTAAAAAGTCTTGAAATATTCGGTTTTAAGTCATTCGCCGACCGAACTCATATAAATTTTGCTGACGGAATTACTGCCCTGCTTGGTCCGAATGGCTGCGGAAAAAGCAACGTTGTTGACGCAATAAAATGGGTTCTTGCTGAAAACCGCTCAAAAAATCTTCGCGCCGAATCAATGGAAGACGTAATTTTCAACGGAACAGAAACCCGTCCGGCTCTTTCAATGGCGGAAGTTACGCTGACGATTGCAAATGAAAACGGGCTTCTTCCTCTTGAAGATTCTGAAATCGCAATAAAACGCAGACTTTACCGCAACGGCGAAAACGAATATTTTATAAACTCAAATCAAGTCGGAGCTTCTTCAATCCGCAAGCTTTTTATGGATACTGGAGTCGGAAAAGCAGCCTATTCTGTCATGGAACAGGGAAAAATCGACCAGATTCTTTCAAGCAAGCCGGAAGACAGACGCTATCTTTTTGAGGAAGCCGCGGGAATCAGCCGTTCAAAAGCGGAAGTTGCAGACGCGGAACGTGAACTTGAAAAAACAAGAGCGAATCTGGCTCAAATTGACATTGGACTTGCGGAAACAAAACGCAGCTACGAAACTTTAAAAGTTCAGGCTGAAAAAACTGCAAAATACAGAAAACTTCAAGATGAAAAATTTGAATGCGAGCTTGACATTCAGCTTTTAAAGCTCAAGGATTTTACGCAGAACAAAGCGCGCCACGAGCAGAACAGAAAAGAAGCCGAAGAAAAAAGAAATTCCGCGGCAAATGAAATTGAAGAAATTTTAAATACGCTCCAAGTCAACACAGACAAAGTAAAAGAGCTTCAAGAACAAGTAAACACAAAACAGCAGCTTGTTATAAAAATCAGCGCGGAGCAAACTGGAAAAAAAGCAATGGCGCGGCAGCTTCACGAGCATCAAAGCCAGATGAAAGAAAAAATCGGGCAAATTGAAAACCGCATAAAAAACATCGAAGAGCGCATTGACGAATATAATGAGGAAATTGACAGTCAGAATGCAGAGCTTCACGAAAAGCACAAGCAGCTTTCAGATATAAATAAAAACGTTGAAAATTTTTCTGAAAATATCCGCCAGTCTTCAAGCCAGATTGAAGAAAATTTAAGGCTCATAAACACAAATTCTGGAAAAATCAACAATCTTGATTCAGAACGCGCGGAACTGCAAAAGCAGCTTACGTCGATAACCGAAGACATTGTTACAGAACTTGACGCAAAATTAAAAGACGCAGGATATTCAAGCACTTCAAATAAAAAAGCAAAAGAGGCGCTTGATACGGCACTTGAAAAAATTAAAATTTATGCGAACGGACGCGCAAATATTTTCAAGGATTTTTCTTCGCTTCCTTCACATTCTGAAAAAGATTCTGCGCAGATGGGAACTGATGCGGTCGCGGCATTTACAGAAATTTTGCGGATGCTTGAAGAACTTTCGCAGTCAATTTCAGAATATACAAAAACGACTCCGCAATTCATTGACGATTTTCTTTCGCCGGAAGGAATTATCACAAAAAAACGCGGAATCGATTCTTCAATTCAGCAAAATCTTTCTACAATCGATTCAATAAAAAATGAAAGCGCGGAACTGACTTCAAAAAACAATGCTCTTAACAAAAAAATTGATGAGTACAAAGACACGCTTTCAAAGTTAAGAGTAAACCAAGCGCAGATGGCTCAGCAAATAACTTCGTGCGAGCAGCAGATTTCAACTTTGCGGAAAACTTTGGCTTCTGAAGAAACTTCGCTCCGTGAACAGCAGAACGAGCTTTTTGAGGAAAACAAACGCCGGGAAGAAAACGAAGAGCAGCTTCAGGAAACCGAAGAATCAATTGCGGAACTAGAAGCTCAAGGTCAGAAAATCACTGCGGAACTGAATGACTTGGACAAGCAAATTTCAGAATGCAACAGCCAGGTAAGCGGAAAACAGAACGCGCTTCAGAAAAAACAGGAAGAGCGGAATAAATATCAAAGCCAGCTTGAAAAATTCAGCGTGGGAATTGCGCAGTACGACACTGAAATCAGAAATGTTAAGCAAAACTTCCAAGAAAATTTTTCGCGCGACTTGATGGAATTTGAAGAGCGGATGTACACAATCACAACTCCAGTTCCGGCTTTAAAAGAAAAACTTTCTCAGGTGAAGCAAAAAATTCAGGAACTTGGAACTCCGAATTTAATGGCAATCGAGCAGTTTGCGGAAGAAAAGGAACGCTACGAACGCCAGCAGGCAAACTACAACGACACGCAAAAAACTTTGGAAAATCTTGTCCGCGTAAGTGAAGAAATCCGGACGAAATCTTCTGAAATGTTTTTGGACACATATAATAAGATTCGAAAAAATTTCCACAATATGTTCCGCAGACTTATGAACGGAGGAAGAGCCGAGCTTAGGCTTGTTGATCCTGCAAATGTTCTTTCAAGTGGAGTTGAAATTCTTGCCCAGCCGCCTGGAAAAAAACTTGTAAATATTTCACTTCTTTCCGGCGGTGAAAAAACAATGACAGCAGTCGCGCTTCTCTTTGCAACTTATCAAGTCCGCCCTAGCCCGTTTTGTCTTTTGGACGAAATTGACGCGGCTCTTGACGACAAAAACGTTGCAAGTTTTGTAAGCACATTGCGCGCATTCGGAAACATAAGCCAGTACATTGTAATCACACACAACAGAAAAACTGTAATGGGCGCATCGACAATGCTTGGCGTTACAATGGAAGAATCTGGAATCACAAAAGTTCTGCAAGTCCGCCTTGACGAAGACACCATGAACGGAAACATTGCCTTTAGCGACCAGTCAGATTTTGTTGAGGAAGAAGTTCCGCCAGAAGAAGGAATTGTAATTCCACCGCGTCCTCCAAGAAGAGAACACAATCCAGACGGAACTTTAAAAACGGAAGCGAAAACTGAAACAGAGGAAAACAGCAGCCAGCAATGA
- a CDS encoding SIMPL domain-containing protein (The SIMPL domain is named for its presence in mouse protein SIMPL (signalling molecule that associates with mouse pelle-like kinase). Bacterial member BP26, from Brucella, was shown to assemble into a channel-like structure, while YggE from E. coli has been associated with resistance to oxidative stress.) produces the protein MKKILTLAVFVLFAFTSCNFRAEKNAPRTISVTGKGIVKLYNEKAVISLSVVTRSASILTATEDNAKKMEAVRNSLESLGIGKENISTSSFYIQQETSYSNGRTILGQYVVSNSINILISSIEKTGQIIDGAVKAGANQFDSLSFSAGETSDAEKQARILALRDAEQKAVTLASTSGCSVGKIISIKERPAITESISNTVLYAAKMESSSTPVSGGKTSVSVNVEVVYEIQ, from the coding sequence ATGAAAAAAATTTTAACATTAGCAGTTTTTGTTCTTTTTGCATTTACTTCCTGCAATTTTCGCGCAGAAAAAAATGCGCCTAGAACAATTTCTGTAACAGGAAAAGGCATTGTAAAACTTTACAACGAAAAAGCTGTAATTTCACTTTCCGTTGTAACAAGAAGCGCAAGCATTTTAACGGCAACCGAAGACAATGCGAAGAAAATGGAAGCTGTAAGAAATTCGCTGGAATCGCTTGGAATCGGAAAGGAAAATATTTCAACTTCATCATTTTATATTCAGCAGGAAACTTCGTATTCAAACGGACGGACAATTCTCGGGCAATACGTGGTTTCAAACAGCATAAATATTTTGATTTCTTCAATTGAAAAAACTGGGCAGATAATCGACGGAGCTGTAAAGGCTGGCGCAAATCAGTTTGACTCACTTTCATTTTCCGCAGGAGAAACTTCAGATGCAGAAAAGCAGGCTAGAATTCTTGCGTTGCGTGATGCTGAACAAAAAGCAGTTACTCTTGCAAGCACAAGCGGATGCTCAGTCGGAAAAATCATTTCAATAAAAGAGCGTCCGGCTATCACAGAAAGTATATCGAACACAGTTTTATACGCGGCAAAAATGGAAAGCAGCTCCACTCCAGTTTCAGGAGGAAAAACTTCCGTTTCTGTAAATGTTGAAGTAGTTTACGAAATTCAGTAA
- the serS gene encoding serine--tRNA ligase: MLDYRFIKDNLEAVKKNIIDRNMDPAKADADLVVKLFDERTALTTELQNLQQKRNANAAAMKQKLDPETRAKYIEEGKSIKDAVSSAEAKLSELEVKLEEAGRQIPNMANPEVPVGKVDTENLEVKKVGQPRKFDFKPKSHVELGESLDLIDFERGTKVSGAKFYYLKNEAVFLEQALIMYALNILRKHGFTTFITPDIAREEVLKGIGFNPRGNESNVYAIEDEGTCLVATAEITLGGYHSGEILDKSKLPLMYCGLSHCFRREAGAAGQFSKGLYRVHQFDKVEMFVYCLPEQSDSLHEKLRLIEEEIFSGLGLPFRVVDTCTGDLGAPAYRKWDLEAWMPGRADENHPDGDYGEVTSTSNCTDYQARRLNVKYHDDDGKNKYVHMLNGTAVAVGRAMLAILENYQNEDGSVTIPEALVPYCGFDKIGPKTDVASPVYKTIKK, encoded by the coding sequence ATGTTGGACTACAGATTTATTAAAGACAATCTTGAAGCAGTAAAGAAAAATATCATAGACCGCAACATGGATCCTGCAAAAGCTGACGCAGATTTAGTAGTGAAGCTTTTTGATGAACGCACAGCTCTTACAACTGAATTGCAGAATCTTCAGCAGAAAAGAAATGCAAATGCGGCGGCAATGAAACAAAAACTTGATCCAGAAACAAGAGCAAAATATATTGAGGAAGGAAAAAGCATAAAGGACGCAGTTTCTTCCGCGGAAGCAAAACTTTCAGAACTCGAAGTAAAACTTGAAGAAGCCGGACGCCAGATTCCAAACATGGCAAATCCAGAAGTTCCAGTCGGAAAAGTTGACACAGAAAATCTTGAAGTAAAAAAAGTCGGTCAGCCGAGAAAATTCGACTTCAAGCCAAAAAGCCATGTTGAGCTTGGCGAGTCATTGGATTTGATTGACTTTGAGCGTGGAACAAAAGTTTCAGGAGCAAAATTTTATTATCTTAAAAATGAAGCGGTTTTTCTTGAGCAGGCGCTTATCATGTACGCTCTCAATATTTTGCGCAAACACGGATTTACAACATTTATAACTCCAGACATTGCACGTGAAGAAGTTTTAAAAGGAATTGGATTTAATCCGCGCGGAAACGAAAGCAATGTTTATGCAATCGAAGACGAAGGAACTTGCCTTGTTGCAACTGCGGAAATAACACTCGGCGGCTATCATTCAGGAGAAATTCTTGACAAGTCAAAACTTCCGCTTATGTACTGCGGACTTTCACATTGCTTTAGACGTGAAGCAGGAGCTGCAGGTCAGTTCAGCAAAGGACTTTACAGAGTTCATCAGTTTGATAAAGTTGAAATGTTTGTTTACTGCCTTCCAGAGCAGAGCGATTCACTTCATGAAAAACTCCGCTTAATTGAAGAAGAAATTTTCAGCGGACTTGGACTTCCGTTCCGTGTTGTTGATACTTGCACTGGTGACTTGGGCGCGCCTGCTTACAGAAAGTGGGACTTGGAAGCCTGGATGCCTGGCCGCGCTGACGAAAATCATCCAGACGGAGATTACGGTGAAGTAACTTCAACTTCAAACTGCACAGATTATCAGGCCCGCAGACTGAATGTAAAATACCATGACGATGATGGAAAAAACAAATACGTTCACATGCTTAACGGAACGGCTGTTGCAGTTGGAAGAGCGATGCTTGCAATTCTTGAAAATTATCAGAATGAAGACGGCTCTGTAACAATTCCGGAAGCTCTTGTTCCTTACTGCGGATTCGACAAAATCGGACCAAAGACAGACGTAGCTTCTCCAGTTTACAAAACAATTAAAAAATAA
- a CDS encoding AI-2E family transporter, with amino-acid sequence MEDKNYSKGIFYILLFASIILTTVILKITSSFFIPLTLALMLSFVFYPFVKNLTKFHIPWIVGIILVVILAAAAFFIIGNLLVASCRTVLNAYPKYEARFTTVYSLIAETFHIPFDENSSLIINLWNSLGVRTFVQNFALAASGYMFSTAKVILVIALFIVFFLIEIRGMKEKVKTAFPEEHLNRKIMFIITKTIAEVTRYISIKFLISFFTGLLVFLFCFMIGLDFAIIWGFLAFILNFIPTFGSIFSWALTTGFAVLQFYPSFGKILYVGIAVLAVNFILGNIIEPRWEGSDLGISPFLILVSLSLWGWLWGFIGMILAVPILVIIKIICENIQFLNPIGVLLGNKINFNNRKRNFSLFSRKN; translated from the coding sequence ATGGAAGACAAAAATTATTCAAAAGGCATTTTTTACATTTTACTCTTTGCTTCCATAATTTTGACGACTGTCATTCTAAAAATCACATCTTCATTTTTTATTCCGCTCACACTCGCCTTGATGCTTTCGTTCGTTTTTTATCCATTTGTAAAGAACCTTACGAAATTTCATATTCCGTGGATTGTAGGAATAATTTTAGTTGTGATTTTAGCGGCGGCGGCGTTTTTTATAATCGGAAATCTTTTGGTTGCAAGCTGCCGGACAGTGTTAAATGCTTATCCAAAATATGAAGCAAGATTCACAACGGTCTACAGTTTAATTGCCGAAACGTTCCATATTCCGTTTGACGAAAATTCATCGCTGATTATAAACCTTTGGAATTCATTGGGCGTAAGGACATTTGTTCAGAATTTCGCATTAGCGGCAAGCGGCTATATGTTTTCAACTGCAAAAGTCATACTTGTAATCGCGCTGTTCATTGTTTTCTTTTTAATTGAAATCCGCGGAATGAAAGAAAAAGTAAAAACTGCGTTTCCGGAAGAGCATCTTAATAGAAAAATAATGTTCATAATAACAAAAACAATCGCAGAAGTAACGCGCTACATTTCCATAAAATTTTTGATTTCATTTTTCACAGGACTTCTCGTGTTCTTGTTCTGCTTTATGATTGGACTTGACTTTGCCATTATCTGGGGATTTCTTGCGTTCATTTTGAATTTTATCCCAACGTTCGGCTCTATTTTTTCCTGGGCGCTTACAACAGGATTTGCGGTTCTTCAGTTTTATCCTTCATTTGGAAAAATCCTTTATGTTGGAATAGCCGTGCTTGCAGTCAATTTTATTCTCGGAAATATTATCGAGCCTCGCTGGGAAGGTTCAGATCTTGGAATTTCTCCGTTTCTTATTCTTGTAAGCCTTTCGCTTTGGGGCTGGCTTTGGGGATTTATTGGAATGATTCTTGCAGTTCCGATTCTTGTAATTATAAAAATCATCTGCGAAAATATTCAATTCCTAAATCCAATCGGAGTTCTTTTGGGAAACAAAATAAATTTCAATAACAGAAAAAGAAATTTTTCACTTTTCAGCAGAAAAAATTAA
- a CDS encoding Bax inhibitor-1/YccA family protein encodes MENQMTFYAPTETERKLFLTRTYLWMGIALLVSAAVSFFAAESGLIISILKATGGMGLLILCIAEIGLVIGLTSSIRKISVANAKLLFILYSALNGLTISTIFFIYSTSSIAICFVSAAAMFFGMSLYGLKTKSDLTTAGRYLMMALFGIIIASLLNGILFLFGAGSTMFDWLISVASVVVFTGLTAYDSQKIMRISSRADSSDSFKKIAIYGALELYLDFINIFLSLLRLFGNRK; translated from the coding sequence ATGGAAAATCAAATGACATTTTACGCTCCAACAGAAACTGAAAGGAAACTTTTCTTAACAAGAACTTATTTATGGATGGGAATCGCACTTCTTGTAAGCGCGGCAGTTTCATTTTTCGCGGCAGAATCAGGACTGATTATTTCTATTCTGAAGGCAACAGGCGGAATGGGACTTCTCATTCTTTGCATTGCGGAAATCGGACTTGTAATTGGACTCACCTCTTCAATCAGAAAAATTTCTGTGGCAAACGCAAAGCTTTTGTTCATTTTGTATTCAGCGTTAAACGGACTTACAATTTCTACAATTTTCTTTATATATTCAACAAGCTCAATCGCAATCTGCTTTGTTTCCGCCGCGGCAATGTTCTTTGGAATGTCGCTTTACGGACTTAAAACAAAATCTGATCTTACAACTGCCGGACGCTATCTTATGATGGCTCTTTTTGGAATTATCATCGCTTCTTTGCTGAATGGAATACTGTTCCTTTTTGGAGCCGGAAGCACAATGTTTGACTGGCTGATTTCTGTTGCTTCTGTAGTTGTGTTCACAGGACTTACAGCTTATGACTCGCAGAAAATCATGCGCATTTCTTCAAGGGCGGACAGTTCTGACTCATTCAAGAAAATTGCGATTTACGGCGCGCTTGAGCTTTATCTTGATTTTATAAATATTTTCCTTTCGCTTTTAAGGCTTTTTGGAAACCGCAAATAA